A genome region from Altererythrobacter aquiaggeris includes the following:
- a CDS encoding rhodanese-related sulfurtransferase — translation MDGASPSDNNPSATPMPKQELPVCVAALYKFVPVPAPADLRDTLAAICSRASVKGTLLVAPEGINGTIAGFDPAIADVLAQIRSLPGLTELEAKTSRAPAMPFFRMKVRIKREIVTMGQPGIDPTASVGRYVAPADWNALISDPNTITIDTRNDYETGVGTFLGAVDPGLKTFRDFPAWFRNERRRLLGEGKQPKVAMFCTGGIRCEKSTAFLKSEGVEDVYHLQGGILKYLEQIPEAESLWEGECFVFDQRVTVAHGLKPGSYDLCHACRRPLSENDILSPLFETGVQCARCHDERSEEQRSRYRERQMQETRAAAFGKDHIGAVQRSGK, via the coding sequence ATGGACGGGGCATCACCGTCCGATAACAACCCAAGTGCGACCCCGATGCCCAAGCAAGAATTGCCAGTCTGTGTGGCAGCCCTCTACAAATTCGTACCTGTTCCCGCGCCTGCAGACCTGCGCGATACATTGGCCGCGATATGCAGCCGCGCCAGCGTCAAGGGGACGCTTCTGGTGGCTCCTGAGGGGATCAACGGGACAATCGCCGGCTTTGATCCGGCCATCGCCGATGTGCTCGCGCAAATCCGCTCATTACCGGGTTTAACAGAACTGGAAGCCAAAACCTCGCGCGCTCCTGCGATGCCGTTTTTCCGTATGAAAGTCCGCATCAAACGCGAGATAGTAACGATGGGCCAGCCTGGCATCGACCCCACTGCAAGCGTTGGACGTTACGTTGCGCCGGCAGACTGGAATGCCCTGATATCCGATCCAAACACGATAACCATCGATACGAGGAACGATTACGAGACGGGTGTGGGCACATTCCTGGGTGCGGTTGATCCGGGGCTGAAGACGTTCCGCGATTTCCCGGCATGGTTCCGCAATGAACGCCGCCGGCTGCTGGGTGAAGGAAAGCAGCCAAAGGTTGCAATGTTCTGCACCGGCGGAATTCGCTGCGAGAAATCGACTGCTTTTCTGAAATCCGAAGGTGTCGAGGACGTTTACCACTTGCAAGGCGGCATATTGAAATATCTGGAGCAGATTCCCGAAGCGGAAAGCCTGTGGGAGGGCGAATGCTTCGTTTTTGATCAACGTGTCACTGTGGCGCATGGTCTTAAGCCTGGATCATACGATCTCTGCCATGCCTGCCGCAGACCGCTGAGCGAAAATGACATACTATCACCGCTGTTTGAGACAGGCGTGCAATGCGCCCGTTGCCATGACGAGCGCAGCGAAGAACAGCGTTCGAGGTACCGCGAACGGCAAATGCAGGAGACGCGTGCCGCCGCATTCGGCAAAGATCATATCGGGGCAGTACAGCGCAGCGGAAAATGA
- a CDS encoding M10 family metallopeptidase C-terminal domain-containing protein codes for MSRKIDALLEDDGQFEDHAKRPGEPAANNKALAVEVDAVSEPLGFNLDDFAGLGFTYRGKEIADLDRVEQQIDSGRAHSISGNNTITFTFLKEGQDLISIYNNPNYGFSAGNGVAAFTEAQKAYARESIGLWDDLIAPEFREQNGRGADIQFANSRDPAQAYAYYPNEKGGYKYLGDVFVADAKSEYDGTFFVTPTGGIGYDGDIEGLIYEGNFTNADLSFGGYGATTITHELGHAIGLSHPGAYNFGPGFSVNYANGAEYAQDSEQYSIMSYWDASETGARIVDWGTFFFSNPQTPLLHDIYVAQQKYGADPTTRTGDTTYGFNSNAGREVFDFTSNEHPYLSIYDAGGIDTLDFSGFEASVVINLNAGGFSSAGQGNITSEDTAIGREARNDAIEYTYGIENFYSPVAQGTIDAVMGSYMTGNAARNNADWGHTGARTTQYDNISIAYGTTIENAIGTDYRDLIIANEVDNTLTGNGGDDVFIFLHGGDDTITDFESGSDMIDLSAFGITDADVSISEGLLEADFNADGVADLSITFTNGAELAATDVFYG; via the coding sequence ATGTCCCGTAAGATTGATGCGCTGCTGGAAGATGACGGGCAGTTTGAAGATCACGCCAAACGCCCGGGTGAACCGGCCGCAAACAACAAGGCTCTTGCTGTCGAGGTTGACGCTGTCAGCGAACCGCTCGGCTTCAACCTTGATGATTTCGCGGGGCTGGGTTTCACCTATCGCGGTAAGGAAATTGCCGATCTGGACCGCGTCGAACAGCAAATTGATTCCGGCCGCGCCCACTCGATTTCCGGAAACAATACGATCACTTTCACCTTCCTGAAAGAAGGCCAGGATCTGATCAGCATTTACAACAATCCGAATTACGGTTTCTCAGCCGGCAACGGCGTTGCCGCATTTACCGAAGCGCAGAAGGCTTACGCGCGCGAATCGATCGGACTGTGGGACGACCTTATCGCGCCGGAATTCCGTGAACAGAACGGGCGCGGTGCTGATATCCAGTTTGCCAACTCGCGCGACCCGGCTCAGGCCTATGCCTATTACCCTAACGAAAAGGGCGGCTATAAGTACCTTGGTGATGTGTTCGTCGCGGATGCCAAGAGCGAGTATGACGGCACGTTCTTTGTCACCCCGACGGGCGGCATCGGTTATGATGGTGACATCGAAGGCCTTATTTATGAAGGTAACTTCACCAATGCCGACCTCAGCTTTGGCGGTTATGGTGCGACCACGATCACGCATGAACTGGGTCACGCGATTGGCCTGAGCCATCCGGGTGCATATAATTTTGGCCCGGGTTTCAGCGTTAATTACGCCAATGGCGCCGAATATGCCCAGGATTCGGAGCAATATTCGATCATGTCCTATTGGGATGCGTCGGAAACGGGTGCGCGTATCGTTGACTGGGGCACGTTCTTCTTCAGCAACCCGCAAACACCTTTGCTGCATGACATCTATGTCGCCCAGCAAAAATACGGCGCTGATCCGACGACGCGTACCGGCGATACGACGTATGGCTTCAACTCGAATGCAGGCCGCGAAGTGTTCGACTTCACGTCGAACGAGCACCCCTATCTGTCGATTTATGATGCCGGCGGGATAGACACTTTGGACTTCTCCGGTTTCGAAGCAAGTGTTGTGATCAACCTCAACGCGGGCGGCTTCTCGTCTGCCGGACAGGGCAACATTACCTCTGAAGACACCGCGATTGGCCGTGAAGCGCGCAACGATGCAATCGAATACACTTATGGCATCGAAAACTTCTACAGCCCGGTCGCTCAGGGCACGATCGATGCGGTCATGGGTAGCTATATGACCGGCAACGCGGCTCGTAATAACGCTGACTGGGGCCACACCGGTGCGCGCACGACACAGTATGACAACATCTCGATCGCCTATGGCACAACAATCGAGAATGCTATTGGCACCGACTATCGTGACCTTATCATCGCCAATGAAGTCGACAACACACTGACCGGCAACGGCGGCGACGATGTCTTCATCTTCCTTCACGGGGGCGACGACACGATCACCGATTTCGAAAGCGGAAGCGATATGATCGACCTTTCGGCATTCGGAATTACGGACGCCGACGTCAGCATCAGTGAAGGTCTGCTTGAAGCAGATTTCAATGCGGACGGCGTTGCCGATCTCAGCATAACTTTCACCAACGGTGCCGAACTTGCGGCAACGGATGTATTCTACGGCTAA
- a CDS encoding glutathione S-transferase, whose amino-acid sequence MSERPILYSFRRCPYAMRARLALAVSGQICELREVKLANKPSEMIEASAKATVPVLVLPDGDVKDESLDIMYWALNRCDPGGWLTRDLPELVETNDGPFKHHLDRYKYAPRHDNDPIAHRSACLGLLRPLDTRLAATPHLAGDAMGIVDAAIMPFVRQFAFTDRDWFDSAPIPAVRRWLDHHISSQLFRSIMEKRVPWVAGGPVSVFPKA is encoded by the coding sequence ATGAGCGAGCGTCCGATCCTGTATAGTTTCCGCCGCTGTCCATATGCGATGCGCGCAAGACTGGCTCTGGCGGTCAGCGGGCAAATTTGCGAATTGCGCGAGGTCAAACTGGCAAACAAGCCGTCTGAAATGATTGAAGCATCGGCCAAGGCAACGGTGCCGGTATTGGTTTTACCTGACGGTGATGTCAAAGACGAAAGCCTTGATATCATGTACTGGGCGCTAAACCGCTGCGATCCGGGGGGCTGGCTCACCCGCGATCTCCCCGAACTGGTCGAAACCAATGACGGCCCGTTCAAACATCATCTCGACCGTTACAAATACGCGCCGCGTCACGATAATGATCCGATTGCTCACCGTTCTGCCTGTCTTGGCTTGCTCCGGCCGCTCGACACGCGGCTCGCAGCGACACCCCATCTGGCTGGAGATGCGATGGGAATTGTCGATGCTGCGATAATGCCGTTCGTCCGGCAGTTTGCCTTCACCGACCGAGACTGGTTCGACAGCGCGCCGATACCGGCTGTCCGCCGCTGGCTCGATCACCATATCTCGTCACAATTGTTCCGTTCGATTATGGAAAAGCGCGTGCCCTGGGTTGCCGGCGGCCCCGTCAGCGTTTTTCCGAAAGCATGA
- a CDS encoding RNA polymerase sigma factor has translation MSEIQVLLGSVAEGNRGAFSVLYRRLRMPMLAHAAAVLAGDMTDAEDAVEEAFIDIWQQAGKFVGTGSAIGWIRRIVRNKAINILRKNSGREIIRPGTFFNAIMDERRDPEEAILLSDESRWLKAVLTVLSPEQREAVNLCYFEGLSLQEISDVVDCPVNTVKTRLHYARSKLQRWMLDTADVSRFEHLGTPLKWERMAAC, from the coding sequence ATGAGTGAAATTCAAGTGCTTCTGGGCAGCGTTGCCGAAGGAAACAGAGGCGCGTTTTCGGTTCTTTACAGGCGGTTGCGGATGCCGATGCTGGCGCACGCGGCCGCGGTGCTTGCCGGCGACATGACTGATGCGGAAGACGCCGTAGAAGAAGCCTTTATCGACATCTGGCAGCAGGCCGGAAAATTTGTCGGTACCGGCAGCGCAATCGGTTGGATACGCCGAATAGTCCGCAACAAGGCGATCAATATTCTGCGCAAGAATAGTGGCCGCGAGATAATCCGGCCCGGGACTTTCTTCAACGCCATCATGGATGAGCGGCGCGATCCGGAGGAGGCGATTTTGCTAAGCGATGAAAGTCGCTGGTTGAAAGCGGTTCTAACCGTCCTCAGTCCCGAGCAACGCGAGGCAGTAAATCTGTGCTATTTCGAGGGGCTTTCTCTTCAGGAAATTTCCGATGTCGTCGACTGCCCGGTGAACACGGTCAAGACGAGGCTGCACTACGCCCGTTCCAAGCTGCAGCGGTGGATGCTCGACACAGCGGACGTATCTCGGTTCGAACATCTGGGAACGCCCCTGAAATGGGAGCGTATGGCCGCCTGCTGA
- a CDS encoding HlyD family type I secretion periplasmic adaptor subunit, translating into MSAALEDRRFEDRMADISPSKAANLLLYVIAAIVVIFIIWAAFAKLDVVVRGQGRVVPSAQLQVVSNLQGGVIERIFVKPGQEVKANAPLIELDGTETGGNLSVNQSEAGALRAKVARLQAEITGRSPVFPAGGSAALQQQVAIERALYNSRRSTFASQMAAYQSRVQGAERAVAESRAELEARLSAAAAAKEELDLIRPLVAKKIEPEIELIQAQNRADVSRSQVAAARANITRAQAGVAEARASLAQARQDFRSEAAAELAAAQSELVTNRQSTPALEERADRTMLRSPMDGKVNRVLKTTVGGSVSPGEPLIEIVPSEDALVVKARIKPADIGWIAIGQKAKVNITAYDPTVYGGLQGRVSAISPDSQLDERTGEPYYEVQVTTNRNSIVDNSGANLPIGAGMTAEVNLIGDKRTVLDYILRPITRLSQRAFRE; encoded by the coding sequence ATGAGCGCGGCTCTCGAAGATCGCCGGTTTGAAGACCGGATGGCGGATATTTCGCCGTCAAAAGCTGCCAATCTGCTGCTGTATGTTATCGCCGCGATCGTCGTCATCTTCATCATTTGGGCAGCCTTTGCCAAGCTTGATGTTGTAGTGCGCGGTCAGGGGCGGGTTGTGCCGTCAGCGCAGTTGCAAGTGGTGTCGAACCTTCAAGGCGGGGTGATCGAACGGATTTTCGTCAAACCGGGGCAAGAGGTTAAGGCCAATGCCCCGCTGATCGAACTCGATGGTACTGAAACTGGCGGCAACCTGTCTGTAAACCAGTCCGAAGCCGGTGCGTTGCGCGCCAAGGTGGCGCGGCTTCAGGCCGAAATTACCGGTCGCAGCCCGGTCTTTCCGGCAGGCGGAAGTGCAGCGTTGCAACAGCAGGTAGCCATCGAGCGGGCATTATATAACAGCCGGCGTTCCACCTTTGCGAGCCAGATGGCAGCCTACCAATCGCGCGTTCAGGGCGCCGAGCGCGCTGTCGCCGAATCGCGCGCCGAGCTGGAGGCGCGTTTGAGCGCAGCGGCAGCAGCGAAGGAGGAGCTTGATCTGATCCGTCCGCTGGTGGCCAAGAAAATCGAACCCGAGATCGAACTTATCCAGGCCCAGAACCGCGCAGATGTTTCGCGTTCGCAAGTGGCCGCGGCGCGCGCAAACATTACCCGCGCGCAAGCCGGTGTGGCCGAAGCCCGCGCCAGTCTGGCGCAGGCCCGGCAAGATTTTCGTAGCGAAGCTGCAGCAGAGTTGGCCGCCGCGCAAAGCGAACTTGTGACCAACCGCCAGTCCACGCCCGCGCTCGAAGAACGTGCGGACCGCACGATGCTGCGCTCGCCAATGGACGGCAAGGTCAACCGCGTACTCAAGACGACAGTCGGCGGAAGCGTTTCACCGGGCGAACCTTTGATCGAGATTGTCCCGAGCGAGGACGCGCTGGTGGTAAAGGCACGGATAAAGCCCGCAGATATCGGCTGGATTGCCATCGGACAGAAGGCCAAGGTGAACATCACTGCTTATGATCCGACCGTTTACGGCGGGCTGCAAGGGCGGGTGTCGGCGATCAGTCCCGACAGTCAACTGGATGAGCGGACCGGAGAGCCTTATTACGAGGTTCAGGTTACGACAAACCGCAATTCGATCGTCGATAATAGCGGCGCGAACCTGCCGATTGGTGCGGGCATGACCGCCGAGGTCAATCTGATTGGCGATAAGCGAACTGTGCTCGACTACATCCTGAGGCCGATTACGCGCCTATCGCAGCGCGCATTCCGCGAGTAA
- a CDS encoding type I secretion system permease/ATPase: MTDAENTPDRLNIAERKQIFAPWLMEPLRENKPIYLRVALAAVFVNIFALATSLFTMVVYDRVIPNNATESLIALSIGLGIVIVFDFLLKLLRAYFTDVAGARIDRDVGGNVFTQLLEIRLDKRKGSTGALAGLMRELEALRDFFASATVTAIVDVPFIVLILVVIGLIGGPVVYVPMAMIPLVLLAGWLTHPAMDRLSARSLGQGLQKQSVLVETIGGLETVKASAAGPMLARRWQAAMMDHAGTALKQRLTANIALTFAQSAQMISYAGVVIVGVGLIAEQAMSFGGLIACSILAGRAVAPLTQIASLLSRLNSTRSAYRQIDSLMQTENETSNGEPLRIKDLRGEIEFANVSFRYPGTEARALAGVSFKIEPGERVAIIGRVGSGKSTIARLIMGLYPPDEGSVMADGVDIRQLDKLQLRSSIGASLQESVLFSGTVRENIVLGRENVDDPELLRVAELSGAHTFMKQLANGYDRRLADRGEGLSGGQRQSIALARALAGKPQILVLDEPSSQMDTDTENSVLNNLQDEVEGRTLVVITHRTPFLRLVDRIVVIDQGKIVADGQREDVLAKMQRDPKQVNSATAGLVTTGGKK; this comes from the coding sequence TTGACCGACGCCGAAAATACACCCGACAGGCTGAACATTGCCGAACGCAAACAGATATTTGCACCCTGGCTGATGGAACCCTTGCGCGAAAACAAGCCGATCTATTTGCGTGTTGCGCTGGCAGCTGTTTTCGTGAACATTTTTGCGCTCGCAACCAGCCTGTTCACCATGGTCGTTTATGACCGGGTGATCCCCAATAACGCGACGGAATCGCTGATCGCCCTGTCTATCGGGCTGGGGATCGTGATTGTTTTCGATTTTCTGCTCAAGCTACTGCGGGCCTATTTCACCGACGTCGCAGGCGCGCGGATCGACCGCGATGTTGGCGGCAATGTCTTTACACAGCTCCTGGAGATACGGCTCGACAAGCGCAAGGGATCGACCGGTGCACTCGCTGGTCTGATGCGCGAGCTTGAGGCTCTGCGCGATTTCTTTGCCAGCGCGACAGTTACGGCAATCGTCGATGTGCCTTTCATCGTTTTGATACTGGTAGTCATCGGATTGATCGGCGGACCCGTCGTGTATGTTCCCATGGCAATGATTCCGCTGGTCTTGTTGGCGGGTTGGCTCACCCATCCGGCGATGGACCGGCTGAGCGCGCGCTCGTTGGGGCAAGGCCTTCAAAAGCAATCCGTGCTGGTCGAAACGATCGGCGGCCTCGAGACGGTAAAAGCGTCGGCGGCAGGCCCAATGCTGGCCCGCCGCTGGCAAGCAGCGATGATGGATCACGCTGGCACGGCGCTGAAACAGCGGCTTACTGCCAATATTGCGCTCACCTTCGCACAAAGCGCGCAGATGATATCCTATGCCGGCGTGGTGATTGTCGGGGTTGGTCTGATCGCCGAGCAGGCGATGTCGTTTGGCGGTTTGATTGCCTGTTCGATATTGGCCGGCCGCGCGGTTGCACCGCTTACGCAGATCGCCTCGCTCTTGTCGCGCCTGAACTCCACGCGCTCAGCATACCGCCAGATCGATAGTTTGATGCAGACCGAAAACGAAACGTCGAACGGCGAGCCGCTGCGGATCAAGGACCTGCGCGGCGAGATCGAATTTGCCAATGTCTCGTTTCGGTATCCCGGTACCGAAGCGCGCGCTCTGGCAGGCGTGTCGTTCAAAATCGAACCGGGTGAGCGGGTCGCGATTATCGGCCGCGTGGGATCCGGCAAGTCGACCATCGCACGCCTGATCATGGGGCTGTACCCGCCTGATGAGGGTAGCGTTATGGCTGATGGTGTGGACATCCGCCAGCTTGACAAGTTGCAGCTGCGGTCTTCCATCGGAGCATCGCTTCAGGAAAGCGTCCTGTTCTCTGGCACGGTGCGTGAAAATATCGTTCTGGGACGTGAAAACGTTGATGACCCCGAATTGTTACGCGTCGCCGAATTGTCCGGCGCCCACACGTTCATGAAACAGCTCGCCAATGGCTATGACCGCCGTCTGGCTGACCGCGGTGAAGGCCTTTCGGGCGGTCAGCGGCAGTCGATTGCGCTGGCCCGGGCACTGGCAGGAAAGCCGCAAATTCTGGTTCTTGACGAACCCAGCAGCCAGATGGACACCGATACAGAAAACTCCGTCCTCAATAATCTGCAGGACGAGGTCGAAGGCAGGACATTGGTCGTCATCACCCACCGCACGCCGTTTCTGCGATTGGTAGACCGGATCGTCGTGATCGATCAGGGCAAAATCGTGGCTGACGGGCAGCGCGAAGATGTGCTGGCCAAAATGCAGCGTGATCCCAAGCAGGTAAATTCCGCAACAGCCGGATTGGTTACTACCGGAGGAAAAAAATGA